Proteins encoded within one genomic window of Actinomycetota bacterium:
- a CDS encoding NAD-dependent epimerase/dehydratase family protein encodes MRALVTGGAGFIGSHMVDRLVAGGREVRVIDNLSSGEQRLPFLEAAGVEVDRLDIRDEAAARLIEDFRPDEIYHFAAQMDVRRSVADPIFDADVNVLGTLRILGAAAGAGARVVTASSGGCIYGEADPARFPLDEQTPKNPDSPYGITKSVMDDYLRFYSSLNGLQYANLALGNVYGPRQDPAGEAGVVAIFGSRLLKGEPCSIFGDGSQTRDYVFVTDVVEAFFAASAKGDGETFNIGTGVETSVNDLYARMAAICGVEAEPVYRPARPGELERSCLSSAKAGGILGWSPQKDLDEGLAETIEFLRTQV; translated from the coding sequence TTGAGGGCGCTGGTAACCGGCGGCGCCGGGTTCATCGGCAGCCACATGGTGGACCGGCTGGTGGCCGGCGGCCGGGAGGTGCGGGTGATCGACAACCTGTCCTCCGGCGAGCAGCGCCTGCCGTTTCTCGAGGCCGCCGGCGTGGAGGTCGACCGCCTGGACATCCGGGACGAGGCGGCCGCCCGCCTGATCGAGGACTTCCGGCCGGATGAGATCTACCACTTCGCCGCCCAGATGGACGTTCGCCGCTCGGTCGCCGACCCCATCTTCGACGCCGACGTCAACGTCCTGGGGACGCTGCGGATCCTGGGGGCGGCGGCCGGCGCCGGCGCCCGGGTGGTGACCGCCTCGTCCGGCGGCTGCATCTACGGCGAGGCGGACCCGGCCCGGTTCCCCCTCGACGAGCAGACACCGAAAAACCCGGACTCCCCGTACGGGATCACCAAGTCGGTGATGGACGACTACCTTCGGTTCTACAGCTCGCTGAACGGCCTGCAGTACGCCAACCTGGCCCTGGGCAACGTCTACGGCCCCCGCCAGGATCCTGCGGGGGAGGCCGGCGTGGTGGCGATCTTCGGAAGCCGCCTGCTGAAGGGCGAGCCGTGTTCGATCTTCGGGGACGGGTCCCAGACCCGGGACTACGTCTTCGTAACAGACGTGGTCGAGGCGTTCTTCGCCGCCTCGGCGAAGGGCGACGGCGAGACCTTCAACATCGGCACCGGCGTGGAGACGAGCGTCAACGACCTCTATGCCCGGATGGCGGCCATCTGCGGGGTGGAGGCCGAACCTGTGTACAGGCCGGCCCGGCCGGGCGAGCTGGAGCGGAGTTGCCTGAGCAGCGCAAAGGCCGGCGGGATCCTCGGCTGGTCCCCGCAAAAGGACCTGGACGAGGGCCTGGCCGAGACGATCGAGTTCCTGCGGACCCAGGTCTAG